The following is a genomic window from Bacteroidales bacterium.
CAGGCACGGCATTTTTTCTCATACTTTTTTTAGTTGCATCATGTAATCCCAACGTACGGGAAAGTCAGGATTCGGTATCGGTTTCGGGAATCGGTACCGTATTGGCACAACCCGACATGGTGCTAATGAACATCGGTTTCTCCCAAACCGCCCAAACGACTAAAGAAGCCAAAAAAGCCGTAGAGCAAACCATGCAACGGATATTGAAAATACTGCAGGAAGAAAATGTGGAGGAAAAATTCATGAAAACCATATCACTCAACTATGACGTGGAATACGATTACAGGAACGGGCGTCGGGTTCGGCTCGGGCAACGGGCGCAACAGACCATTGTCGTAACCGTAAACGATATGATAAACATTCCCGAAAGATTCTCATCCATACTGGATAAAATCACGGCCATAGACAAAGTCGATGTTCAGGAGATCAGGTTTGACATTGAAAATAAAACGGAATTATTCAGGCAAAGCCGTGAACTGGCCTATCAAAAAGCATTTGACAAAGCCGGGCAATATGCCGAACTTTCAAACCGTAAAATAGGAAAAGTAGTCTCGATTTCGGAAGCGGTAAGCCGCGATGTAGCCCAAATCCGCGCATTCCAGAACAATCTCGCCTTTAAAGAAGAGGCCCTTTCTTTGTCCGACAATTCGGTTGTTCCCACGGGAGAACAGGGTGTAAGTTCCGAAATTAATATCGTATTCTCGTTGGAGTAGTGAATTTGTTAAATGCAGGCAACTTAAAGACAATGCTCAAAAAATAATATGGATTACAAACTGCGTAACTGGAAAATGTCGGATGCGGAAAATCTTGCCGAACATGCCAATAACAACAATGTCGCCAGATGGCTGACAAACCAGTTTCCGTATCCTTACGACAAAAAAGATGCAGAGACATATATCGACTC
Proteins encoded in this region:
- a CDS encoding SIMPL domain-containing protein (The SIMPL domain is named for its presence in mouse protein SIMPL (signalling molecule that associates with mouse pelle-like kinase). Bacterial member BP26, from Brucella, was shown to assemble into a channel-like structure, while YggE from E. coli has been associated with resistance to oxidative stress.), which gives rise to MNRKLFAGTAFFLILFLVASCNPNVRESQDSVSVSGIGTVLAQPDMVLMNIGFSQTAQTTKEAKKAVEQTMQRILKILQEENVEEKFMKTISLNYDVEYDYRNGRRVRLGQRAQQTIVVTVNDMINIPERFSSILDKITAIDKVDVQEIRFDIENKTELFRQSRELAYQKAFDKAGQYAELSNRKIGKVVSISEAVSRDVAQIRAFQNNLAFKEEALSLSDNSVVPTGEQGVSSEINIVFSLE